A DNA window from Salvelinus sp. IW2-2015 linkage group LG4q.1:29, ASM291031v2, whole genome shotgun sequence contains the following coding sequences:
- the LOC111961172 gene encoding C2 calcium-dependent domain-containing protein 4C-like, producing MWVVEKIRVSVERTNLPLPSTEYSFRIGDMFGEKAEKHKRLSLCPNIITPDTIPEFCIPPKIPSFQEPKGTEQSRQAPIIRVSLCESERGSPKREAPTRKLISPHIIQVENVDESPYDCSDEETTNADPQSQAALSLPHMAKAQTCYGFCTLLESPHTRRKESLFHNDPGSCGIPLLLPRSRSNTCSRVSPSTSPSSSPSSFSLHTLTSRLSPRGYTLNRQGTLDSDTTSSAESSPFSSPMLSRSPPKSSLFKTLSHERLLSRNIRKTVVSRNNSLSTDEGSSTDNSPNFMRRASDGLVEGLPPSFGLAPPTIFPIDLVLHRERVMRESMVPIGKDGTLRLSAEYCPDNQRLRVRLISAEGLYTHSVDPKSINCSVSLSLVPGKVQKQRSTVIRKSRNPIFNEDFFFDAISEEDLCQRSLRFKIVNKMSTMKRDYILGDVELPLTSIITI from the coding sequence ATGTGGGTGGTGGAGAAGATCCGTGTGTCCGTGGAGAGAACCAACCTGCCTCTCCCCTCAACGGAATACAGCTTCAGGATCGGAGACATGTTTGGAGAGAAAGCTGAGAAACACAAGAGACTTTCCCTGTGTCCTAATATTATCACCCCAGACACTATCCCAGAGTTTTGCATCCCTCCTAAGATCCCGTCCTTCCAGGAGCCGAAAGGTACAGAGCAGAGCCGCCAGGCCCCCATCATCAGAGTGTCCCTGTGTGAATCTGAGAGGGGGAGCCCTAAGAGGGAAGCCCCAACACGAAAGCTTATCAGCCCACACATCATCCAGGTAGAGAATGTGGACGAGAGCCCTTATGACTGTAGTGATGAGGAGACCACCAACGCAGACCCTCAAAGCCAGGCAGCACTCTCCTTGCCCCACAtggccaaagcccagacttgctACGGTTTCTGTACCCTGCTGGAGAGCCCCCACACCAGGAGGAAGGAGTCCCTGTTCCACAACGACCCTGGCTCCTGTGGCATACCGCTGCTGCTCCCCAGGAGCAGGTCCAACACTTGCTCCAGagtctccccctctacctccccatcctcctccccttcctccttcagTCTTCACACCCTGACCTCCAGACTCTCGCCCAGAGGTTATACACTCAAcagacagggcacactggacagTGACACCACCTCCTCAGCTGAGTCCTCCCCTTTCAGCTCCCCAATGCTGAGCAGGTCCCCACCCAAGTCTTCCCTCTTCAAAACACTGAGTCATGAAAGGCTTCTTTCCAGAAACATCAGGAAGACTGTGGTGTCCAGAAACAACTCCCTGTCAACAGACGAGGGCAGCTCCACAGACAATAGTCCCAATTTCATGAGGAGGGCGTCAGATGGGCTGGTAGAAGGCCTTCCACCAAGCTTCGGTCTGGCCCCTCCTACCATCTTCCCCATAGACTTGGTTCTGCACAGGGAAAGGGTGATGAGGGAGAGCATGGTCCCTATAGGGAAGGACGGCACCCTGCGCCTCTCTGCAGAGTACTGTCCTGATAACCAGAGGCTGCGGGTGCGGCTCATCAGTGCTGAGGGACTATACACTCACTCGGTGGACCCCAAGAGTATCAACTGCAGTGTCAGCCTTTCCCTGGTGCCTGGAAAGGTCCAGAAGCAGCGTAGCACAGTCATCAGGAAGAGTCGTAACCCTATCTTCAATGAGGACTTCTTCTTTGATGCCATCTCAGAGGAGGACCTCTGCCAACGCTCCCTGAGATTTAAAATTGTCAATAAAATGTCCACTATGAAAAGAGATTATATTCTGGGGGACGTTGAACTTCCGCTCACAAGCATTATCACTATATAA